The following coding sequences lie in one Cinclus cinclus chromosome 15, bCinCin1.1, whole genome shotgun sequence genomic window:
- the ARHGAP36 gene encoding rho GTPase-activating protein 36 isoform X2 has protein sequence MQPVALQSLSELERASLQELALFRLQERLPGGHLSLDREGSKGIKSIRQKLESFSKERKDCSPHTFGVPLPQVIANDRACRQLQEAVGRSRRLCLEVEATVTTFRAQRQKRLAMGTSCIRAPDGGCPEEPPSPALLDRSCWSQRRGAMSVDSITDLGDNTSKLLEALQLSHPHELEPRRNQGKRRALSLNPIGCQVPRVVDRCCAHLERHGLHTVGIFRVGSSKKRVQQLREEFDRGLDVFLDEHQSVHDVAALLKEFLRDMPDSLIPRELYGAFLSTASMEGPAQLDTLQLLLFLLPPCHSDTLLRLLRFLAEVARHAESSWDPQGNQIPGNKMTVSNLATVFGPNILQKEKPGEKDAGALNFEDSAAIILVLQRLIEHHHSLFMVPGAPQGSSSAPSFPLNSSRSSRGRILSLSEMHTSLCAHPLGRLWLHPLSMLTQGT, from the exons atgcAGCCTGTGGCCCTGCAGAGCCTGTCTGAGCTGGAGAGGGCCAgtctgcaggagctggcactgttccggctgcaggagaggctgccCGGGGGACACCTCAGCCTGGACAGAG AAGGCTCCAAAGGCATCAAATCCATCCGGCAGAAGCTGGAGAGCTTCTCCAAGGAGAGGAAAG ACTGCTCTCCCCACACTTTTGGGGTCCCGCTCCCCCAGGTCATCGCCAATGACCGCGCCTGCCGCCAGCTGCAGGAGGCCGTGGGCAGGAGCCGCCGCCTCTGCCTCGAGGTGGAGGCCACTGTGACCACGTTTCGGGCTCAGAGGCAGAAGAGGTTGGCGATGGGCACCAGCTGTATCCGGGCGCCCGACGGGGGCTGCCCCGAGGAGCcgccttccccagctctgctggacaggagctgctggagccagcgCAGG GGGGCCATGTCCGTGGATTCCATCACAGACCTGGGTGACAACACGTCCAAGCTGCTGGaggctctgcagctctcccacCCCCACGAGCTGGAGCCTCGCAGGAACCAGGGCAAGAGGAGAGCACTGAGCCTGAACCCCATCGGCTGCCAGGTGCCACGGGTCGTGGACAGGTGCTGCGCACACCTTGAGAGGCACG GGCTTCACACCGTCGGCATTTTCCGTGTCGGGAGCTCCAAGAAAAGAGTCCAGCAG CTGAGGGAAGAGTTCGATCGAGGGCTGGATGTTTTCTTGGATGAGCATCAAAGCGTTCATGATGTGGCTGCCCTGCTCAAGGAGTTTCTCCGGGATATGCCCGATTCCCTGATTCCCAGAGAGCTCTATGGAGCcttcctcagcacagcca GCATGGAGGGgccagcacagctggacacgctgcagctgctgctgttcctgctgccccCCTGCCACAGTGACACCCTGCTCCGGCTCCTGCGCTTCCTGGCCGAGGTGGCCCGGCATGCTGAGAGCTCCTGGGACCCTCAGGGCAACCAG ATCCCTGGCAATAAAATGACAGTGTCAAACCTGGCTACAGTCTTTGGTCCCAACATCctgcagaaggagaagcctggagaaaaagatgCTGGTGCCCTGAACTTTGAGGACAGTGCTGCCATAAtcctggtgctgcagaggctgatCGAGCACCACCACTCCCTGTTCATGGTACCTGGGGCTCCTCAGGGCAGCTCCTCTGCaccctccttccctctgaactcttccaggagcagcagggggagGATTTTATCCCTGTCAGAGATGCACACCTCGCTCTGTGCCCATCCTctgggaaggctctggctccatcCTCTCTCCATGCTCACACAAGGCACTTGA
- the LOC134049983 gene encoding regulator of cell cycle RGCC-like, whose translation MAEELSELLKEFDEVMEDFERGPASQYQQHLEELKRKAGQSVYDSGIDELESAGTSPGSSLNSSEEHLNTPADTYPTKAKLGDTQELEEFIADLDKALEEM comes from the exons ATGGCTGAGGAGCTCAGTGAGCTGCTGAAGGAGTTCGACGAGGTCATGGAGGACTTTGAGCGGGGCCCTGCGAGTCAGtaccagcagcacctggaggaGCTGAAGAGGAAAGCAGGACAGAGTGTGTATGACAGTGGCATCGATGAGCTGGAGA GTGCTGGCACGTCCCCAGGAAGCAGCCTCAACTCCAGTGAGGAGCACCTCAACACCCCAGCTGACACTTACCCCACCAAAG CAAAGCTTGGAGACAcgcaggagctggaggagttCATCGCAGACCTGGATAAAGCCTTGGAGG AGATGTGA
- the ENOX2 gene encoding ecto-NOX disulfide-thiol exchanger 2 isoform X2 has translation MLLKPGKMQPWLTLSGSLICVGGGVDAGLNHLSFDPASTESLGLDSPAEDGSDPGKRKRSSIPPDGGRNLSLESIPMGLPMSDPSAWATAMNNLGMAPMGMTGQPLLPDFDPALGMMTGIPPINPMMPGLGIVPPPIPPDMPAVKEIIHCKSCTLFPPNPHLPPPATRERPPGCKTVFVGGLPENGTEQIIMEVFEQCGEVIAIRKSKKNFCHIRFAEEFMVDKALYLSGYRIRLGSSTDKKDTGRLHVDFAQARDDLYEWECKQRMLAREERHRRRLAEERFRPPSPPPVVHYSDHECSVVAEKLKDDTKFSEAIQTLLTWIERGEVNRRTANNFYSMIQSANSHIRRLVNEKAAHEKEMEEAKEKFKLALSGILVQFEQIVAVYHSASKQKAWDHFTKAQRKNISVWCKQAEEIRNIHNDELMGIRREEEMEMSDEEIEDPSEMKETEESALVSQVEALKEENDSLRWQLDAYRNEVELLKQEQGKASRDEDTTKEQQMKLLQQALQGMQKHLLKVQEEYKKREAELEKVKEDKLKIETLLENLKEQESSTSRVCACSQEKECPVEKTLSNSPVKSEREVLLVGIISTFLHVHPFGASIEYICSYLQRLDSKICTAEVEVLMTRLQNTFRQELSGVGASLEKRWKFCGFDGLKMT, from the exons ATGCTGCTGAAGCCAGGGAAGATGCAGCCCTGGCTTACACTGTCAGGCAGTTTGATTTGTGTAGGTGGTGGAGTTGATGCTG gtTTAAACCACCTGTCCTTTGACCCTGCCAGCACTGAGTCCCTGGGGCTGGACAGCCCAGCTGAGGATGGCAGTGACCcggggaagaggaagaggagcagcatTCCCCCAG ATGGTGGCAGAAATCTGAGCCTGGAGTCCATTCCGATGGGATTGCCAATGTCCGACCCGAGCGCCTGGGCCACGGCCATGAACAACCTGGGCATGGCTCCCATGGGCATGACAGGACAGCCCCTCCTGCCTG ATTTTGACCCTGCTCTTGGGATGATGACTGGAATCCCTCCGATCAACCCCATGATGCCAGGCCTGGGGATTGTcccacctcccatccctccGGACATGCCAGCCGTGAAGGAGATCATCCACTGCAAGAGCTGCACTCTCTTCCCACCTAACCCAC ATCTTCCCCCTCCAGCCACGAGAGAGAGGCCCCCAGGGTGCAAGACCGTGTTTGTTGGAGGGCTGCCAGAGAATGGGACAGAGCAGATCATCATGGAGGTGTTTGAGCAGTGCGGGGAGGTCATCGCCATCCGCAAGAGCAAGAAGAACTTCTGCCACATCCGCTTTGCTGAGGAGTTCATGGTGGACAAGGCACTTTACCTGTCTG GTTACCGCATCCGGCTGGGCTCCAGCACGGACAAGAAGGACACGGGGAGGCTGCACGTGGACTTTGCCCAGGCTCGGGATGATCTCTACGAGTGGGAGTGCAAGCAGCGCATGCTGGCGCGCGAGGAGCGGCACCGGCGCCGCCTGGCCGAGGAGCGGTTCCGcccgccctcccctccccctgtcGTCCACTACTCCGACCACGAGTGCAGCGTGGTGGCTGAGAAGCTCAAAG atgacaccaagttcTCAGAAGCCATCCAGACCTTGCTGACCTGGATAGAACGTGGGGAAGTGAACAGGAGAACTGCCAACAACTTCTACTCCATGATCCAGTCAGCCAACAGCCACATCCGCAGGCTCGTCAACGAGAAGGCAGCACACGAGAAGGAGATGGAAGAGGCTAAAGAGAAGTTCAAGCTGGCTCTCTCAGGGATCCTGGTGCAGT TCGAGCAGATAGTGGCCGTGTACCATTCTGCCTCCAAACAAAAGGCTTGGGACCATTTCACGAAAGCTCAGCGTAAGAACATCAGCGTGTGGTGCAAACAAGCAGAG GAGATCCGTAACATCCACAATGATGAGCTGATGGGCATTCggagggaggaggagatggaAATGTCTGATGAAGAAATAGAAGATCCATCAGAGATGAAAGAAACGGAAGAGTCTG CGCTGGTGTCACAGGTGGAGGCACTGAAGGAGGAGAACGACAGCCTGCGCTGGCAGCTGGACGCCTACCGCAACGAGGTGGAGCTGCTCAAACAGGAGCAGGGCAAGGCCTCCAGGGACGAGGACACCACCAAGGAGCAGCAGATGAAGCTCCTCCAGCAGGCTCTGCAGGGCATGCAGAAG cATCTTTTGAAAGTCCAAGAGGAGTACAAAAAGAGAGaagctgagttggaaaaagTGAAAGAGGACAAACTGAAAATAGAAACATTACTAGAAAACCTGAAGGAGCAG gagagcagcacatCCAGAGTTtgtgcctgcagccaggagaAGGAATGTCCAGTGGAGAAGACTTTGAGCAACAGCCCTGTGAAATCTGAACGAGAAGTTCTCTTGGTTG GGATAATTTCAACTTTTCTCCACGTGCATCCCTTTGGAGCCAGCATTGAGTACATCTGCTCCTACCTGCAGCGCCTGGACAGCAAG ATCTGCACAGCTGAGGTGGAAGTGCTCATGACACGGCTGCAGAACACGTTCCGCCAGGAGCTCAGCGGGGTTGGggccagcctggagaagaggtggAAGTTCTGTGGCTTTGATGGGTTGAAAATGACTTGA
- the ARHGAP36 gene encoding rho GTPase-activating protein 36 isoform X1 has product MQPVALQSLSELERASLQELALFRLQERLPGGHLSLDREGSKGIKSIRQKLESFSKERKDCSPHTFGVPLPQVIANDRACRQLQEAVGRSRRLCLEVEATVTTFRAQRQKRLAMGTSCIRAPDGGCPEEPPSPALLDRSCWSQRRGAMSVDSITDLGDNTSKLLEALQLSHPHELEPRRNQGKRRALSLNPIGCQVPRVVDRCCAHLERHGLHTVGIFRVGSSKKRVQQLREEFDRGLDVFLDEHQSVHDVAALLKEFLRDMPDSLIPRELYGAFLSTASMEGPAQLDTLQLLLFLLPPCHSDTLLRLLRFLAEVARHAESSWDPQGNQIPGNKMTVSNLATVFGPNILQKEKPGEKDAGALNFEDSAAIILVLQRLIEHHHSLFMVSPEMQCDVLRRLFQTDPDVIEYLLRRKFPDVLSPDREDPREDQAPSALPGWTRSLERGSVSSELFSNISFLNLDVGS; this is encoded by the exons atgcAGCCTGTGGCCCTGCAGAGCCTGTCTGAGCTGGAGAGGGCCAgtctgcaggagctggcactgttccggctgcaggagaggctgccCGGGGGACACCTCAGCCTGGACAGAG AAGGCTCCAAAGGCATCAAATCCATCCGGCAGAAGCTGGAGAGCTTCTCCAAGGAGAGGAAAG ACTGCTCTCCCCACACTTTTGGGGTCCCGCTCCCCCAGGTCATCGCCAATGACCGCGCCTGCCGCCAGCTGCAGGAGGCCGTGGGCAGGAGCCGCCGCCTCTGCCTCGAGGTGGAGGCCACTGTGACCACGTTTCGGGCTCAGAGGCAGAAGAGGTTGGCGATGGGCACCAGCTGTATCCGGGCGCCCGACGGGGGCTGCCCCGAGGAGCcgccttccccagctctgctggacaggagctgctggagccagcgCAGG GGGGCCATGTCCGTGGATTCCATCACAGACCTGGGTGACAACACGTCCAAGCTGCTGGaggctctgcagctctcccacCCCCACGAGCTGGAGCCTCGCAGGAACCAGGGCAAGAGGAGAGCACTGAGCCTGAACCCCATCGGCTGCCAGGTGCCACGGGTCGTGGACAGGTGCTGCGCACACCTTGAGAGGCACG GGCTTCACACCGTCGGCATTTTCCGTGTCGGGAGCTCCAAGAAAAGAGTCCAGCAG CTGAGGGAAGAGTTCGATCGAGGGCTGGATGTTTTCTTGGATGAGCATCAAAGCGTTCATGATGTGGCTGCCCTGCTCAAGGAGTTTCTCCGGGATATGCCCGATTCCCTGATTCCCAGAGAGCTCTATGGAGCcttcctcagcacagcca GCATGGAGGGgccagcacagctggacacgctgcagctgctgctgttcctgctgccccCCTGCCACAGTGACACCCTGCTCCGGCTCCTGCGCTTCCTGGCCGAGGTGGCCCGGCATGCTGAGAGCTCCTGGGACCCTCAGGGCAACCAG ATCCCTGGCAATAAAATGACAGTGTCAAACCTGGCTACAGTCTTTGGTCCCAACATCctgcagaaggagaagcctggagaaaaagatgCTGGTGCCCTGAACTTTGAGGACAGTGCTGCCATAAtcctggtgctgcagaggctgatCGAGCACCACCACTCCCTGTTCATG gtgtccccagaaATGCAGTGTGATGTGCTGAGGAGGCTGTTCCAGACAGACCCCGATGTCATCGAGTACCTGCTGCGCAGGAAATTCCCTGATGTGCT GAGTCCGGATCGTGAGGATCCCAGGGAGGACCAGGCTCCAtctgccctgcctggctggACACGCAGCCTGGAGCGAGGCTCGGTCTCCTCAGAGCTGTTCAGCAACATTTCCTTCCTAAACCTGGACGTTGGCAGCTAG
- the ENOX2 gene encoding ecto-NOX disulfide-thiol exchanger 2 isoform X1, producing the protein MLLKPGKMQPWLTLSGSLICVGGGVDAGLNHLSFDPASTESLGLDSPAEDGSDPGKRKRSSIPPDGGRNLSLESIPMGLPMSDPSAWATAMNNLGMAPMGMTGQPLLPDFDPALGMMTGIPPINPMMPGLGIVPPPIPPDMPAVKEIIHCKSCTLFPPNPHLPPPATRERPPGCKTVFVGGLPENGTEQIIMEVFEQCGEVIAIRKSKKNFCHIRFAEEFMVDKALYLSGYRIRLGSSTDKKDTGRLHVDFAQARDDLYEWECKQRMLAREERHRRRLAEERFRPPSPPPVVHYSDHECSVVAEKLKDDTKFSEAIQTLLTWIERGEVNRRTANNFYSMIQSANSHIRRLVNEKAAHEKEMEEAKEKFKLALSGILVQFEQIVAVYHSASKQKAWDHFTKAQRKNISVWCKQAEEIRNIHNDELMGIRREEEMEMSDEEIEDPSEMKETEESALVSQVEALKEENDSLRWQLDAYRNEVELLKQEQGKASRDEDTTKEQQMKLLQQALQGMQKHLLKVQEEYKKREAELEKVKEDKLKIETLLENLKEQQSMADEEDKEGDVADCQGNESSTSRVCACSQEKECPVEKTLSNSPVKSEREVLLVGIISTFLHVHPFGASIEYICSYLQRLDSKICTAEVEVLMTRLQNTFRQELSGVGASLEKRWKFCGFDGLKMT; encoded by the exons ATGCTGCTGAAGCCAGGGAAGATGCAGCCCTGGCTTACACTGTCAGGCAGTTTGATTTGTGTAGGTGGTGGAGTTGATGCTG gtTTAAACCACCTGTCCTTTGACCCTGCCAGCACTGAGTCCCTGGGGCTGGACAGCCCAGCTGAGGATGGCAGTGACCcggggaagaggaagaggagcagcatTCCCCCAG ATGGTGGCAGAAATCTGAGCCTGGAGTCCATTCCGATGGGATTGCCAATGTCCGACCCGAGCGCCTGGGCCACGGCCATGAACAACCTGGGCATGGCTCCCATGGGCATGACAGGACAGCCCCTCCTGCCTG ATTTTGACCCTGCTCTTGGGATGATGACTGGAATCCCTCCGATCAACCCCATGATGCCAGGCCTGGGGATTGTcccacctcccatccctccGGACATGCCAGCCGTGAAGGAGATCATCCACTGCAAGAGCTGCACTCTCTTCCCACCTAACCCAC ATCTTCCCCCTCCAGCCACGAGAGAGAGGCCCCCAGGGTGCAAGACCGTGTTTGTTGGAGGGCTGCCAGAGAATGGGACAGAGCAGATCATCATGGAGGTGTTTGAGCAGTGCGGGGAGGTCATCGCCATCCGCAAGAGCAAGAAGAACTTCTGCCACATCCGCTTTGCTGAGGAGTTCATGGTGGACAAGGCACTTTACCTGTCTG GTTACCGCATCCGGCTGGGCTCCAGCACGGACAAGAAGGACACGGGGAGGCTGCACGTGGACTTTGCCCAGGCTCGGGATGATCTCTACGAGTGGGAGTGCAAGCAGCGCATGCTGGCGCGCGAGGAGCGGCACCGGCGCCGCCTGGCCGAGGAGCGGTTCCGcccgccctcccctccccctgtcGTCCACTACTCCGACCACGAGTGCAGCGTGGTGGCTGAGAAGCTCAAAG atgacaccaagttcTCAGAAGCCATCCAGACCTTGCTGACCTGGATAGAACGTGGGGAAGTGAACAGGAGAACTGCCAACAACTTCTACTCCATGATCCAGTCAGCCAACAGCCACATCCGCAGGCTCGTCAACGAGAAGGCAGCACACGAGAAGGAGATGGAAGAGGCTAAAGAGAAGTTCAAGCTGGCTCTCTCAGGGATCCTGGTGCAGT TCGAGCAGATAGTGGCCGTGTACCATTCTGCCTCCAAACAAAAGGCTTGGGACCATTTCACGAAAGCTCAGCGTAAGAACATCAGCGTGTGGTGCAAACAAGCAGAG GAGATCCGTAACATCCACAATGATGAGCTGATGGGCATTCggagggaggaggagatggaAATGTCTGATGAAGAAATAGAAGATCCATCAGAGATGAAAGAAACGGAAGAGTCTG CGCTGGTGTCACAGGTGGAGGCACTGAAGGAGGAGAACGACAGCCTGCGCTGGCAGCTGGACGCCTACCGCAACGAGGTGGAGCTGCTCAAACAGGAGCAGGGCAAGGCCTCCAGGGACGAGGACACCACCAAGGAGCAGCAGATGAAGCTCCTCCAGCAGGCTCTGCAGGGCATGCAGAAG cATCTTTTGAAAGTCCAAGAGGAGTACAAAAAGAGAGaagctgagttggaaaaagTGAAAGAGGACAAACTGAAAATAGAAACATTACTAGAAAACCTGAAGGAGCAG CAGAGCATGGCAGATGAAGAGGACAAGGAGGGAGATGTAGCTGACTGCCAAGGGAAT gagagcagcacatCCAGAGTTtgtgcctgcagccaggagaAGGAATGTCCAGTGGAGAAGACTTTGAGCAACAGCCCTGTGAAATCTGAACGAGAAGTTCTCTTGGTTG GGATAATTTCAACTTTTCTCCACGTGCATCCCTTTGGAGCCAGCATTGAGTACATCTGCTCCTACCTGCAGCGCCTGGACAGCAAG ATCTGCACAGCTGAGGTGGAAGTGCTCATGACACGGCTGCAGAACACGTTCCGCCAGGAGCTCAGCGGGGTTGGggccagcctggagaagaggtggAAGTTCTGTGGCTTTGATGGGTTGAAAATGACTTGA